One window of the bacterium genome contains the following:
- a CDS encoding phage holin family protein, with the protein MALFLARVVANIAGLVVIDWLFASIVFTSAGSFVLAAILLGLVNAFIRPILQVLALPLTIVTFGLFALVINAACLGLVAWMMDGFDVGPFVPTFFAAIVLSLVSAFASRLLAAQVED; encoded by the coding sequence ATGGCTCTTTTTTTGGCGCGCGTCGTTGCCAACATCGCGGGGCTCGTCGTCATCGATTGGCTCTTTGCCAGCATCGTCTTCACGAGTGCGGGATCGTTTGTTCTGGCCGCGATCCTGCTCGGCCTCGTCAATGCGTTCATCCGGCCGATCCTGCAGGTGCTCGCGCTGCCGCTGACAATCGTCACGTTCGGCCTGTTCGCGCTTGTCATCAACGCGGCGTGCCTCGGACTGGTGGCGTGGATGATGGACGGCTTTGACGTCGGCCCGTTCGTGCCGACGTTCTTCGCGGCGATCGTCCTGTCGCTGGTGAGCGCTTTCGCGAGCCGCCTACTCGCGGCGCAGGTGGAAGACTAG
- a CDS encoding SCP2 sterol-binding domain-containing protein gives MSDVTPAQIFEDMSAKLTANPESVKGVDAIYQFKVVGDDGGEWFADLKGETPNVAAGTRDDATCTITVASKDFVDIKTGKLSGQMAFMTGKLKIAGNMAQAMKLQKLLA, from the coding sequence ATGAGTGATGTCACGCCTGCCCAGATCTTCGAGGACATGTCCGCCAAGCTCACCGCGAATCCGGAGTCGGTGAAGGGCGTGGACGCGATCTATCAGTTCAAGGTCGTCGGCGACGACGGCGGCGAGTGGTTTGCCGACTTGAAGGGGGAGACTCCGAACGTCGCGGCCGGGACGCGCGACGACGCGACCTGCACCATCACCGTGGCGAGCAAGGACTTCGTCGACATCAAGACGGGCAAGCTCTCCGGGCAGATGGCGTTCATGACCGGCAAGCTGAAGATCGCCGGCAACATGGCCCAGGCGATGAAGCTGCAAAAGCTGCTCGCCTGA